Proteins from a genomic interval of Paenibacillus lentus:
- a CDS encoding sensor histidine kinase gives MKLLLQPLLENSIYHGIKEKEGPGLVKVKFMRNEEQLRVAVIDNGIGINPEALAKIQRRLESDEERTKHVGMFNTNKRLRLMYNHMYSFRIRSKPGLGTLIEIVLPVQKERHE, from the coding sequence ATGAAGCTGCTCCTGCAACCGCTGCTGGAGAATAGCATCTACCACGGCATTAAGGAAAAGGAAGGACCGGGACTGGTCAAGGTGAAATTTATGCGCAATGAGGAGCAACTGCGCGTCGCCGTCATCGACAACGGCATCGGCATCAACCCCGAAGCGCTGGCGAAAATCCAGCGCCGGCTCGAATCGGATGAAGAGCGGACGAAACATGTCGGCATGTTCAACACGAACAAACGACTACGGCTAATGTACAACCACATGTACAGCTTCCGGATTCGCAGCAAGCCGGGTTTGGGCACCCTGATTGAGATAGTTCTCCCCGTACAGAAAGAGCGGCATGAATAA
- a CDS encoding ABC transporter ATP-binding protein, protein MLNERKEPLISIRDLRMKFEDKYVLNGIDLEVYPGQIIGYIGPNGAGKSTTVKIMLGLVDGYDGEVSVLGQSPKDGDVEYKRRIGYVPEIAEIYDTLTAREYVTFIGELYGMTAQDAENKALRLLEQFGLGHAVDTRIATYSKGMKQKVLITSSLLHNPDILFLDEPLSGLDANSVMVVKELLSILVANGKTIFYSSHIMEVVEKISSRIILLDGGRIVADGTFEELKDRSQEGSLEQIFNQLTGFNEHRAIAEQFVSIVQEV, encoded by the coding sequence ATGTTGAATGAACGAAAGGAACCTCTAATTTCGATCCGGGATTTGCGGATGAAATTCGAGGACAAGTATGTCCTGAACGGAATTGATCTGGAGGTCTATCCTGGACAAATTATTGGATATATCGGGCCGAACGGGGCAGGTAAGAGCACGACGGTGAAGATTATGCTCGGTTTGGTGGACGGCTATGATGGGGAAGTAAGCGTCCTGGGCCAAAGCCCAAAGGACGGGGACGTGGAATATAAACGCAGAATCGGTTATGTTCCTGAAATTGCTGAAATATACGACACGCTGACGGCGAGGGAATATGTAACGTTCATCGGGGAGCTATACGGGATGACTGCTCAGGATGCAGAGAACAAGGCCTTACGATTGCTGGAGCAATTCGGTCTTGGACATGCCGTGGATACGCGGATAGCAACGTATTCCAAAGGAATGAAGCAGAAGGTGTTAATCACGTCCAGCCTGCTGCATAATCCCGATATTTTGTTCCTGGACGAGCCTCTTAGCGGCTTGGACGCGAATAGCGTGATGGTTGTTAAAGAGCTGCTGTCGATCCTGGTGGCTAACGGCAAAACGATATTCTACTCCTCTCACATTATGGAGGTCGTCGAGAAGATCAGCAGCCGGATTATCCTGCTCGATGGCGGGCGGATTGTTGCCGACGGCACCTTCGAGGAGCTGAAGGATCGTAGTCAGGAGGGCTCGCTGGAGCAAATTTTCAACCAGCTTACAGGTTTTAATGAGCATAGAGCAATCGCTGAGCAGTTTGTAAGTATCGTCCAAGAGGTGTAA
- a CDS encoding catalase, with the protein MMNWMTTNQGAPVGDNQNSRTAGQNGPALLEDYHLLEKLAHFDRERIPERVVHARGAGAHGVFVTESSMAPYTRAHFLQEAGKETPVFVRFSTVIHGTGSPETARDPRGFAVKFYTEEGNYDLVGNHIPVFFIRDAIKFPDMVHSLKPSPATNVQEPARYWDFMTLSTESTHMMTWLFSDNGTPANYRQMDGFGVHAFKWVNAAGKVTYVKYTWKSKQGVVTLTADEAKEVQGGDFNHATRDLYDHIQQGKFPEWELHVQLMPVEDLDRWGFDPLDPTKVWPEDSYPLVKVGTMTLNRNPDNFFAEVEQSAFSPSALVPGIEPSEDKLLQGRLFSYPDTQRYRLGANYLQIPVNCPYAPVRNHQRDGLMNVKQDSSPINYEPNSFDDSPKEVPAYRDSVMPLSGQAGRERIAKTDDFTQAGELYRSFTAEEKNNLIQNLVNDLSQTPEQTQLRAVCNFFRADAEYGMRVAQGLGVDISGFMPKNS; encoded by the coding sequence ATGATGAATTGGATGACAACGAACCAAGGTGCTCCGGTAGGAGACAATCAAAATTCAAGAACGGCTGGGCAGAACGGGCCTGCACTGCTGGAGGATTATCATTTACTAGAGAAGTTGGCCCATTTCGACAGGGAGCGTATTCCAGAACGGGTCGTTCACGCTCGGGGGGCTGGAGCACATGGAGTATTCGTGACGGAGAGCAGCATGGCGCCGTATACGCGGGCTCATTTCCTGCAAGAGGCTGGCAAAGAAACGCCGGTGTTCGTTCGCTTCTCGACGGTCATCCATGGGACGGGATCTCCGGAGACTGCACGTGATCCAAGGGGATTTGCAGTGAAGTTCTATACTGAGGAAGGGAACTACGATCTCGTAGGCAACCATATTCCTGTATTTTTCATTCGCGATGCCATCAAATTTCCGGACATGGTTCACTCCTTGAAGCCGTCGCCGGCCACCAACGTTCAGGAGCCTGCCCGGTATTGGGATTTCATGACACTATCTACCGAGTCCACGCATATGATGACCTGGCTCTTTTCTGATAACGGGACACCCGCCAACTACCGTCAAATGGATGGATTTGGCGTGCATGCTTTCAAATGGGTAAATGCCGCAGGCAAAGTTACTTACGTTAAATACACATGGAAGTCGAAGCAAGGTGTCGTTACTCTGACGGCGGATGAGGCAAAAGAAGTGCAGGGAGGCGATTTCAACCATGCTACGCGCGATCTTTACGATCATATTCAGCAGGGCAAGTTCCCGGAGTGGGAGCTGCATGTGCAGCTGATGCCTGTGGAAGACCTGGATCGCTGGGGATTTGATCCGCTTGATCCCACTAAAGTATGGCCGGAAGACAGCTATCCGCTGGTGAAGGTCGGCACGATGACGCTGAACCGGAATCCCGACAACTTTTTCGCCGAGGTCGAGCAGTCTGCATTCTCGCCAAGTGCGCTTGTTCCAGGCATTGAGCCGTCTGAGGATAAGCTGCTGCAAGGCAGATTGTTCTCCTATCCGGATACCCAGCGCTACCGCTTAGGGGCAAACTATCTGCAAATTCCAGTCAACTGCCCGTATGCGCCGGTGCGCAATCACCAAAGAGACGGCCTTATGAACGTGAAGCAAGACTCTTCTCCGATCAATTATGAGCCGAACAGCTTCGATGACAGTCCGAAGGAGGTTCCTGCCTATCGCGACAGCGTGATGCCATTATCTGGGCAGGCGGGCCGTGAGCGTATCGCCAAGACGGATGATTTCACACAGGCCGGGGAATTGTACCGCAGCTTTACGGCGGAAGAGAAGAACAATCTGATTCAAAACCTGGTGAACGATTTGAGTCAGACACCGGAACAAACCCAGCTTCGAGCGGTGTGCAACTTCTTCCGTGCAGACGCAGAATACGGCATGCGGGTAGCACAGGGACTCGGCGTAGATATTAGTGGTTTTATGCCGAAAAATTCATAA
- a CDS encoding alpha/beta fold hydrolase: MPESVINGYKMHYMDRGNGTAIVFIHPPVLTSKNFKYQIKQLSSHFRTIAFDIRGHGQSEPSNESVTYPLIVEDIKLLLDKLQIDKACLCGYSTGGSIVLEFLLTYPERALGGIVIGGMSEVSDTKLRSKIFLASILSRAGAVGALALTIAWRQARAKLPLIRVLYNDAKKGDSKNAKQYYQYSLGYNCTPQLRLISHPVLLIYGEKDKAFYRYAKLLHQQLPNNELVFIQQMGHQIPTKAARTLNRLIRQFLGHCSP, from the coding sequence ATGCCTGAATCCGTTATAAATGGCTACAAGATGCACTACATGGATCGGGGAAATGGAACAGCCATCGTGTTCATCCATCCGCCAGTGCTAACAAGCAAAAATTTTAAATACCAAATCAAGCAGTTGTCGAGCCATTTTCGAACCATCGCCTTCGATATCAGAGGCCACGGCCAGAGCGAGCCCTCCAATGAAAGCGTGACTTACCCATTAATCGTCGAAGACATCAAGCTCTTACTAGATAAGCTACAAATCGACAAGGCTTGTTTATGCGGTTATTCGACAGGCGGCTCCATCGTGCTTGAATTCCTGTTAACCTATCCTGAGCGTGCATTAGGCGGTATTGTGATCGGGGGAATGTCGGAAGTCAGCGATACCAAGCTAAGGAGCAAGATATTTCTCGCTTCCATTCTCTCCCGTGCGGGTGCGGTCGGAGCCCTCGCCCTAACTATTGCCTGGAGGCAAGCGAGAGCAAAGCTGCCCCTGATTCGGGTATTATATAACGATGCCAAAAAAGGAGATTCCAAAAATGCCAAACAGTATTATCAATATAGCCTGGGTTATAACTGTACCCCCCAACTGAGGTTAATCTCCCATCCTGTTCTGCTGATTTACGGAGAGAAGGACAAAGCGTTCTACCGCTACGCTAAGCTGCTTCATCAGCAATTACCGAACAACGAGCTTGTCTTCATTCAACAAATGGGCCATCAAATCCCTACAAAAGCAGCAAGAACATTAAACAGGCTAATTCGGCAATTCCTCGGTCACTGCAGCCCATAG
- a CDS encoding helix-turn-helix transcriptional regulator: MDTLPFFDVEQIKRTGTFNMDSDHFHESYEIYYLLSGERYYYVNDRIYALQVGDLLFINKNQLHRTTSKGRSTHERILINFDDAFIEPLLELGAGELPLFQGESFLLRPDVQEQGRIVDILHAMLDEQKEAAMGYMPYLQALILQLLILIGRIREAAPEPVLPESSEKQRRVYRILEYLNAHYAERLTLQSIAEHFYISETYLCRIFKQTTGFTVIEYLNYVRIREAQTLLKETEHRITAIADKTGFDSIAHFGRVFKQIVKRSPLQYRKQNKV, encoded by the coding sequence ATGGATACTCTGCCTTTTTTTGATGTCGAACAGATCAAGCGAACCGGGACATTCAATATGGACTCTGATCATTTTCATGAAAGCTACGAAATCTACTATTTGCTGTCCGGGGAACGATATTACTATGTGAATGACCGGATTTATGCGCTCCAGGTCGGCGATCTGTTGTTCATTAACAAGAATCAGTTGCACCGGACAACGAGCAAAGGCCGCTCTACGCATGAACGGATCTTGATCAATTTTGACGATGCATTCATAGAGCCGCTGCTTGAGCTGGGGGCTGGAGAGCTGCCGCTGTTTCAGGGAGAGAGCTTCCTGCTGCGGCCGGATGTGCAAGAGCAAGGGCGGATTGTAGATATTCTCCATGCTATGCTGGACGAGCAAAAGGAAGCTGCCATGGGATATATGCCATATTTGCAGGCGCTGATCCTTCAGCTGCTCATTTTGATCGGCCGCATACGGGAGGCTGCCCCGGAGCCTGTTCTGCCCGAGTCTAGCGAGAAACAGAGAAGGGTCTACCGTATTCTCGAATATTTGAATGCTCATTACGCGGAGCGGTTGACTCTGCAAAGTATTGCGGAGCATTTCTACATCAGCGAGACATACTTATGCCGCATTTTCAAGCAGACCACAGGCTTTACCGTGATCGAGTACTTGAACTATGTACGTATTCGGGAAGCTCAGACGCTATTGAAGGAGACGGAACACAGGATCACGGCTATTGCCGATAAGACGGGCTTTGATAGCATTGCTCATTTCGGGAGAGTGTTCAAGCAGATAGTCAAGCGTTCCCCGCTGCAGTACCGCAAACAGAATAAAGTGTAA
- a CDS encoding nitrous oxide-stimulated promoter family protein, with product MTSEARAARCEGPRIRREKVTVAHMILVYCRGMHPEAEKRNTISGIRNTCPQLCEDCYTLYEYSQKRLTYCRFGEDKTTCANCPIHCYAPQEREKIKQVMRYAGARMLLRHPWLAFRHMFDGRQRSSS from the coding sequence ATGACATCTGAAGCTAGAGCAGCAAGGTGCGAGGGGCCGAGAATCCGCCGTGAGAAGGTGACCGTTGCTCATATGATCTTGGTTTACTGTCGGGGGATGCATCCGGAAGCAGAGAAGCGCAACACTATAAGCGGCATTAGAAATACGTGTCCTCAGTTATGCGAAGATTGCTATACTTTGTACGAATATAGTCAAAAGCGATTGACCTATTGCCGCTTTGGCGAAGATAAGACGACCTGCGCAAACTGCCCGATTCACTGCTATGCTCCGCAGGAACGTGAGAAAATCAAGCAGGTAATGCGCTATGCCGGAGCGCGAATGCTATTAAGGCACCCTTGGCTCGCTTTTCGCCATATGTTTGACGGCAGACAGCGCAGCAGTAGTTAG
- a CDS encoding copper amine oxidase N-terminal domain-containing protein — MKLKSISLVTALLVSQTVLAVPAVLAQSPVSGSVVHEESLQDHQVHTSTNTVAAGSVDTKETTTEPPAIPTVPGDTDTTATDSQAPDVPLTPEEPAENTDTTDPSGEDGDNAAAPSIGGGQLILHMNSTRMEHDGQVYTSTQPMTVKDGVSYVSIRSLVDRVGYEIAYDSSTKETIIKYGEDELRFLTDSKTYKVNGETMTMKGASYQDNNVFMVPLTSITQALNISYKVEDKKVIMQLSTKPVASFTVLNNKIIAGETTVIYQTKSSSPRGVQIVDEKWEGRQDIFEAAGIYTVSYAVQDANGEWSDPYIQTIVVVNPNIPPVAEFKTDKAEYKMGEPITITDLSYDEDGEIVDRQWMNNYPAFFTPGPVTIQLIVTDQDGASAKVEHTINITTETLYTYDEFSRLFTPVGSNFMINGGEALGYERLPYTYSTEPYTLFKDNGPEPVSTEGVLYRDTITGLTRFMTHHVNKTNEKGKVYIIAKNINEIPANLEIITTGMAGPDVYAEITGTKSVARYFENYQNDSKKKTISLEPGESKIIFEDMHKIAMKPEETISFLGDLYSDSPIEYTSVFVKDGQDPLEVVDTLPVLDPIQSVMRGTFTDSTRIFEHYNTIGGNKNYRLSLTDNAADPFQIGVDTPLEISSVNAGNYGVIYKLKLRVAPRTLITFNPRGGLYMGAALVNGNLVSFSHTGKDNVSGQTSVLHRTGDSEEIVEIWTTPSAGSNLPFSILFMPLPKIKQQ, encoded by the coding sequence CCAACAGTACCCGGTGACACAGACACAACGGCAACGGATTCGCAAGCTCCGGACGTTCCCCTGACGCCAGAGGAACCTGCGGAAAATACAGACACAACCGATCCATCTGGTGAAGATGGCGATAATGCGGCTGCCCCTTCAATTGGAGGAGGTCAGCTAATCCTTCATATGAACAGTACACGCATGGAGCACGATGGCCAGGTCTACACCTCCACTCAGCCCATGACGGTAAAGGACGGCGTATCCTATGTCAGCATCCGCTCCTTGGTAGATCGTGTTGGCTATGAAATAGCCTATGACTCAAGCACAAAAGAAACGATCATCAAATACGGCGAAGATGAGCTGCGCTTTTTGACCGATAGCAAGACTTACAAAGTCAACGGGGAGACCATGACGATGAAGGGCGCCAGCTACCAGGATAATAACGTATTCATGGTGCCGCTCACTTCCATCACACAAGCCCTCAACATTTCGTATAAAGTGGAAGACAAGAAGGTCATTATGCAGTTGTCCACCAAACCAGTCGCCTCCTTCACTGTACTGAACAACAAAATCATCGCCGGCGAGACGACTGTGATCTACCAAACGAAATCCTCTTCTCCGAGAGGCGTACAAATCGTCGATGAGAAGTGGGAAGGCCGCCAGGACATCTTCGAAGCCGCAGGAATCTATACGGTCTCCTACGCCGTCCAGGATGCCAATGGAGAGTGGAGCGATCCGTATATCCAGACAATTGTCGTCGTCAATCCAAATATTCCTCCTGTGGCCGAGTTCAAGACGGACAAGGCGGAATACAAAATGGGCGAGCCGATCACGATTACCGACCTAAGCTATGACGAAGATGGAGAGATCGTCGATCGTCAGTGGATGAACAACTATCCGGCATTCTTCACGCCGGGGCCGGTAACGATCCAACTGATCGTCACCGACCAGGACGGTGCCTCCGCGAAGGTGGAGCATACAATCAACATCACGACGGAGACTCTGTATACGTATGATGAGTTCTCCAGGCTATTTACTCCGGTCGGCAGCAACTTTATGATTAACGGCGGTGAGGCTTTGGGATACGAAAGGCTACCCTACACGTATTCAACAGAGCCGTATACGCTGTTCAAAGATAACGGCCCTGAGCCTGTGTCAACCGAAGGCGTGCTGTATAGAGACACGATCACTGGTCTTACCCGCTTCATGACTCACCACGTCAACAAGACCAATGAGAAAGGCAAAGTCTATATTATTGCCAAAAATATCAATGAGATTCCGGCCAATCTTGAAATCATCACCACAGGCATGGCTGGCCCGGACGTCTATGCTGAAATTACCGGTACAAAGTCCGTAGCGCGTTACTTCGAGAATTACCAGAACGACAGCAAGAAGAAAACGATTAGCCTGGAGCCTGGCGAAAGTAAAATCATTTTCGAGGATATGCATAAAATCGCGATGAAGCCGGAGGAGACAATCTCCTTCTTAGGCGACCTGTATAGCGATTCACCGATCGAATATACAAGCGTCTTCGTAAAAGACGGCCAAGATCCATTAGAGGTCGTCGACACTCTTCCTGTTCTCGATCCGATTCAATCGGTCATGCGCGGAACATTCACAGACTCCACGCGGATATTTGAGCATTACAACACGATCGGCGGTAATAAAAATTACCGTTTGTCCCTGACGGACAACGCTGCCGATCCGTTCCAAATCGGAGTCGATACGCCGCTTGAAATATCCAGCGTCAACGCAGGGAACTACGGAGTGATCTACAAACTCAAGCTGCGCGTCGCTCCACGTACCCTCATTACATTCAACCCACGCGGGGGTCTTTATATGGGAGCTGCTCTGGTCAATGGAAATCTCGTCAGCTTCTCCCATACGGGCAAAGACAATGTTTCCGGACAGACCAGCGTGCTGCATCGCACAGGCGACTCTGAGGAAATCGTAGAAATTTGGACGACGCCGTCCGCAGGAAGCAATCTGCCATTTTCTATTTTGTTCATGCCTCTTCCTAAGATTAAGCAGCAATGA